Proteins from one Falco cherrug isolate bFalChe1 chromosome 7, bFalChe1.pri, whole genome shotgun sequence genomic window:
- the SLC39A13 gene encoding zinc transporter ZIP13: MTKQKLLLDGTLSLFLIVACEAQQLPRSHVAASSGPLCEKEPESWGSLFSSERLDAWVCSLIGSLMVGLSGVFPLLVIPFETGAALRSEAGSRRLKQLLSFAIGGLLGNVFLHLLPEAWAYTCSATTGEGQSFQQQKLLGLWVIIGFLTFLVLEKIFLEKEEECPRVGCDAKAPAGKIPNGSGYPLRKVAGQSQKAGTNSTQCNGSSLHSCPTDNRIKISGYLNLLANTIDNFTHGLAVAASFLVSRKVGFLTTMAILLHEIPHEVGDFAILLRAGFDRWSAAKMQLSTALGGILGACFAICAQSPKGAGETVAWILPFTSGGFLYIALVNVVPDLLEEKNPWNSLQQILLLCTGITVMVLLSLTTE; encoded by the exons atgacaaaacaaaagcttctgCTTGATGGGACGCTTTCCTTGTTTCTGATCGTGGCCTGTGAGGCTCAGCAGCTCCCGAGGAGTCATGTCGCTGCTAGCTCTGGTCCTCTGTGCGAGAAGGAGCCCGAGTCCTGGGGAAGCCTTTTCAGCAGCGAGCGGCTGGATGCCTGGGTCTGTTCCCTCATCGGTTCGCTCATGGTGGGGCTGAGTGGGGTCTTCCCCTTGCTGGTGATCCCATTTGAGACGGGAGCCGCTCTGCGATCAGAAG ctggatCACGCCGTTTGAAGCAGTTGCTGAGTTTTGCAATTGGTGGACTGCTGGGGAACGTGTTCCTGCACCTGCTTCCCGAAGCCTGGGCCTACACATGCAGCGCAACAACAG GAGAAGGGcagagctttcagcagcagaagcttCTGGGCCTCTGGGTGATCATTGGTTTCCTGACCTTCCTGGTGCTAGAGAAGATCTTcctggagaaagaggaggagtgCCCCAGGGTG GGCTGTGATGCCAAAGCACCAGCTGGAAAGATTCCCAATGGAAGTGGCTATCCCCTGCGGAAGGTGGCAGGCCAGTCCCAAAAAGCAGGAACAAATTCAACTCAGTGTAATGGCTCTTCTCTCCACTCTTGTCCAACAGACAACAGAATCAAG ATTAGCGGATACCTCAATCTGCTGGCCAACACCATTGATAACTTCACGCACGGCCTGGCAGTAGCAGCCAGCTTCCTGGTTAGCAGAAAG GTTGGTTTCCTAACCACAATGGCCATTCTCCTGCACGAAATCCCACATGAG GTTGGAGACTTTGCAATCCTACTTCGGGCTGGCTTTGACCGCTGGAGTGCGGCCAAGATGCAGCTTTCCACAGCTCTGGGGGGGATTCTAGGAGCCTGCTTTGCAATATGTGCTCAATCACCAAAAGGAGCAG gGGAAACAGTAGCCTGGATCCTCCCTTTCACTTCTGGAGGATTTCTGTATATTGCCTTGGTAAATGTTGTGCCTGATCTCCTGGAGGAAAAGAATCCTTG GAACTCCCTGCAGCAGATTCTGCTCCTGTGCACAGGCATTACAGTCATGGTGCTACTCTCGCTCACAACGGAGTGA